ttttttttttttttttttgctgtgaAAATTCGTGCTCACGAGCAATGGATTCAACTGATTTGTTTGATCTGGTGCCTTCTTCGCCGATCGCATCAGATCGGGCATTATGGCGGAGGGGAACGCGCATTCGAGATACGTGAGGCTGACCAAAGAGCAGGCGCCTGTGGAGGATATCACTCCTGGTGAGCTCAATCAGCCGATAGAGGTCCCTCAGGTACTGACTGTATCGTTTTTTGTCCGCATTGTCTTCTAGATCCGATTTCCAGAGTCATTGATCTCAGAATGTGTGGATTTCGTCTTCGAGGCTGCTGCAGTCCTGGCTTGGGAATGTGAATGTGAATGTGATTTCTTCTTGGATTTGCTTAGGAGCATGGGAATTTGCATTGCACTCACTGTTGTTTGAACGTAAACTCTGCTTCGATGTGACAAGCTATTTTGGATCTGGTTCCTCCTTTGGTATTTAAATGTGAAATTCGTGGCCAGACAAAcgtaattttcttttcgagTTTGTGAAATCCTTTGACTTGCTTTTATACTAggtaaattttgtttttggatTTGGTTGTCATATGATGATCTCGCCAGTTTTGCTGGTAGCTTGTAAGAGCGTCACTGCCTAATGCGAATGCTAGTTAGAATTCCGGGTTTCATGGTACTGTCTTGCAATGCAGTCAATGTGGATGCAAACAAGTATCCCTAGTGGATGCAGAGAAGGTGTTGCGATATGGACTCATGCAATAGCATTTTTGTTTGTGTCTATGTGCTTTaagatttatttttcactGTGACTCTATGTTAGTAAAATGATTCTTCCTTTTGTATTAATGGGCAGATCATAAGGTTTGATTTCGAACAGGGCCAGTAAATTATCAGTCTTGGACATTGGTTTTTGTTACTGATAACTATCTCTCAGTACATGTAGAAATTTAAATATGAGGCGCTTGCAGAATGGCTGCAACTCCCCTCATTTGATATCTTATTACATATCTTCTGCTATGCAAAATGATACTTGAGCTGTGCATATTATCTTGAACATTCTATTTTCAAAATGCTGATTCCTTGTGCTACTTAACAGTTAATAGTCCATAGATGCCATGAATGTGGACAGCCCCTACCCGAAAGCTACCAGCCTCCATCCGATGAAGATTGGACAACTGGCATCTGTGGCTGTGCTGATGATCCTGAGAGCTGTAATGTTCCTTCTTCTATCAGCTCAATCAACTTGATATGTTGTCCGCTCTTCTGATGTTGGAATAGATTTTTTGCTCCCCGGACCTTAATATCATGTTTGGTCAGGTAGAATAAGTAGACCCTTTATTTCTAGAAGATGTGAGAAATGAGTCCTCTGAAAGAAATGTAGTTTCCAAATTTATATTGGCAAGCCACACTAAGACAATGTATGACAAATTGAAAACTCTGAAACTGGTGCATTCCCGTGTCACATCTTTCTGGTGTATGGACAGCAAGGATCCCCCTACACTCACTAAACAGTGCATGTTAGTTACATGTGcttttttcctcttcaaaAATCTATGGTTAAGTAAATGCTGCAAAGGATGCCTACTTAAAATCTACAATAAGGAATTCACAGCAAATTATGCTtatattttgttcaatttAACACAGAGACACTTCAATTGGTTGATAAAGGTCAGAAAACATGCTATTAGTGTTTCATTGTTAGGTGTCTTTGTTTTCTTAAAACTGCTATTGCCACTTTACAGGTTGGACTGGTCTCTTCTGTCCCTGTGTCCTGTTTGGACGTAATGTTGAAACACTGAGGGAAGATATTCCTTGGACCAATGGTTGTGTTTGCCATGCCTTATGTGTTGAAGGTGGGATGGCCATTGCTGCTGCAACAGCACTGTTCCATGGAATTGATCCGAAGACATCATTTCTCATTTGCGAGAGCTTGTTCTTTGCTTGGTGGATGTGTGGAATCTATACTGGCTTATTTCGTCAATCATTACAGAAGAAATATCATCTGAAGGTGATGCTGCAGTCGCATTGAGTGATTTCCAATGGTTTAACTTCTCACTGCTTGAAAAGCTCTAGATAACTCTGTGgcccccccccttttttttccccctcttttttcttttcttggtgGACTACTTTATGCCCTTTACTTCTAGTAAATGAATGGATTCACTGGCTACTCAAATTCAATCCAATTTTTTTGAGCTTGTATCAGGCAATGCTTGACCTGACTGGCTGCGAGCCTAATTGAGCTTCTCAGAtgttaattttcaaatcatttaAACCAAAATAACAAATCACTGCTTGACTGAAGCTTGAGCTCAAGTTGGACCAGGCTTATCTTGAACTTTTCAGCTTGCTTGTTCTCATTTAGAAATCTAAAAAAGCCAAGTTGAACTCAAGCTTGTGATTTCAAGTAAAAAAGCCAAGTTGAACTGGAGCTTGTGATTTCAAATTGAGCTCAAGCTCTGTGGTGCCCTGCTAGGGTTGGCTCCACTGAGACTTGATGGCAAAGGCAGCCACGTTTATCGCAATTATGCTGGGAAAAGGGCGGTGATCTGTTCAGctattagaaaatttatttttatgttctTTTATAACAAAATCTTGTCCTTATGGGACAGGCTTTCAGAATCAGTTTGTGATAGTCTGTGATTGATCTTAGAAGTTGTCAACTTTAGCTTTTCTAGCCTCGTTCAttgccaaatatatatatgtgcgcgcgcgcgtgtgtgtgtgtgtgagtgtgcttgtgtgtgtatatataatggaTTTAAGGTTGTTCTTTGGGATTCCATCCAATTTATATGAAAATGATTGTTACTGTAGCGATAATGTAAGCTTCTGTAGAATGCTCTTGATTATATATTGCTTCAGTTTCACTGTTATGTTCTTTCATCCATTTTCCTTGCTAAATGGGGTGAGTAGTCCCAGGTTAAGGCATTTTTATTGAGGGTGGCAGAATCCCTATGTTTACTCAACcacctttattttatttccttgaCAGACCATTTTTGTTTCCTCGCCAAGCAAACAATTTCTCAGTTTGTCAGCAAGGTTTCATGAGTTTTAGGTTTGCATTTTCACTGATGTAAAGCCATCTATTTGAGTACTAGCAGAGTTCTTTGTCATCAATTTGTCAGCTCTAACTTGTGTAGAAGTTCAATGTTTGCATAAGAAAGATGTCTGTTCAAGATCTTGTTTGATGACCTACCCTGCTATATCGAGGATAATTGGTTGTACTTTGATGTGGAGGATATGGGCTAATTAGATGCTCGAGATCAGATCGAGGTCACGTTTTTCTCATACAAAATTATTGCATCTTTCTATTGTTACAAATCATTGAAGTACTTCCATGGAGTACTGGTAGTTTCAAACATGGAAATCATACAGATGGTTGCGCTTTCATAGCTAATCATATCTGTGTTGTTGTTTTGATATACAGAACTCACCTTGTGACCCATGCCTTGTGCACTGTTGCATGCATTGGTGTGCACTGTGCCAAGAGCACAGGGAGATGAAGAACCACCTTTCCGACAATGTCGTGATGCCAAGCACTGCACCTCCCCCAGTCCAGCAGATGAGCTCCACCAATGAACAGAAGACCGACTCACCACTTGCTGAGCCCTCAAAGGAGGGTGCCGGCAACAATTTGGAGCTGCAGCCCATGTAGGTCCTCGCCTTATCTCGAAGATGGACAGTCATAATACCAGCcagaaaaatttatggatGTATTTTTTTGGGGTCCTGAAATCATCACCTTCTGCTGATGATCTGCAGAGGACTCAAAGCTGCTACTTTGTTCCATTTTGCAAACCTTGCAAGTTGGATCTCCTGTTATTAGCAACTGCTAATGAATGGTCAATTTTTGCATTCGCAGATAACCAGGTTAGGTGTTTACGAAGTTTAGATTCTCATCCACATTGTCATACGAATGGTTGTTTAAGCAACGATTTCATCTTCAGTAATGGAGAAATTATATGGTGATTCTTCCTCATAGAAACATCGGCCGTAGATTCAGCTTGCATAGTTGTTTGAGCAGAGGATGCACGAGAACATCATTGCCTGCTTGCGGTCTGATTAGCGGGCGATCTGAACCTGATGTGTCTGTATAGATATACATGTTGCATTTGATGAATACCAGGCTTATGATACTTGGAACCGTACTTGACTGCATTGTCATTGTCATTTAAGGTTTGCTTTATTTAAGGTTTACTTAATAAGAAACTCTCCGGACAATCTCATTGTTAAAGACTTCGCAATATAATTCAGTTTGTAGGAGCAAGCATATACTGTCTGGTAAAATAAAACCATAATCCCTATTTTTAATGCtgtaaatctatatatatctatgtcAATTGAGAATTCTaccacacatatatatatatatatagatattttggAGTAAATACTCTTTAAATCATAGATTTGGAAAGccatacataaaaaaaaagtaggaATGGAGCTGGAgttttcttttgctttgctGCTTTGCTTTTTAATAGGAACTTTtgtgagttttttttaattgcttTTGTACCATCAGTAGAAAAGATGTTGCGAAAAAGAAGGATTTGGTGCTGTTACTTTGTTGGTGACTTAGGACTAAGAGGTCCTAATTTTGATTGTTATTTGTAGTACTCGTCTTGCCCCTTTATTATCCTTCATGATCTATCTATTCCTTTagggccttttttttttaaactgaAAAGTGATATTATGAATtatattctaaaaaaattattgcaaTGAATCAATAGATGCATGCAAGTATACATGTCGAAATAACTTGGATTCCAATATTTTCTTATGCAGAATAAAAACATATTGctaaagttattttttttccctaaaaaatGAGTATAGTACAATAGCGTACGCTCTCGCctaatcaagagatttcatGTTCAATATTCAGTGATCCCAATTTttagaatattattttcttagatTTTCCATGATATATTTTCATGTTTCAACTACTCAAATAGGACGCATTGTCTATAGAAAAGCGAAAAACACTTCACGCTACTCGAAATTCCTAAATTGTACAAAATAAAGTAATATGATATCATCCTAAATTAAACTACAAACTCAAAGAGTTCTTTGGGGAGTGCATTAGGAGGTTCAATAAGTgctttttactatttttttaagCAGAAGCagtattaaataaataatttcaaaacaaaggCTAAGTTTGGCCGTTGCAAATATGGTTTTCCCTACGTAAATTGcttatgtttttattttaagcacctattttaattttgagagTTTAATTAGGCTCTTCCAAACACTTTAATTTACCATGAAatcaacacttatttttcaatagTCTATTGCAACGCTTTTCAATTAGTAACAACACCCCCAAACTAAGCCTGAAACTCTAACCAATGACTTCCCGAAATAAAGCATATGAAAATTGTAcagaaaaatttatgaaaaatgaaaaggagtAATTTATTAAATGGAAGTTGGAGTTGGCCATACAGTTCATACCCTCGAGCTTCTAATATCCAACATCTGATTCAAGGAATTAGGTTTGCTGAGAGAAATGAGGTATATGGTTTACCCACGAATGTGGACACCGCAGTCACTGCAGTTCGTGGGATCATCTTCATGATCGTGGTTCAGAAGATAGTCGAAACAACGTAATATGGTTTATAGCTCATGTCCAAGAGTCTCACTTATAACTAGCTTTGTATACTCGGTAACGGTAACACAAAGAGTAGTTATATTCTTAGGATGCTCAATTATCTAAGCTTGAGTGAGTTCTACAGCAGCGAGACTAAAACAAGAGCACGCAAGTTCTTTTGTTATTCCCTTACTGGTGGTATTATGTGATTCATCCTAGGGAGAGCACATATTTGATTGGATCTCTGCTATACATGTTGTGTTGTGGCTGCTAGCCTCCTCTGGaacacattatatatattttatcgaGAAAGAAAATGACCAAAGAGTATTTCAGAATACATCATTACTTTGTCCCATAACTAGATAAATCAGTTCATTAAGGGTAAAAAAGGAGTGTTGAGCCAATGAAAATTCAGAACATTGGCTCGAGAATAAATTTTCGTCAAGGATTTAGGGTTAAATCGAAATCTAACCAATAACCGATAAGCGAATGAAACGACTGAATATTTTGTTTATGATTACAAAGGCTATGTTGGAAATGAATTCTAATAATTCATTGGGTGGGGCGACggaaaaataaggaaaaaaaaggtgagATAGTACATATATGGTTCATCTGTTGGAGAGATCGAGCTTCGGGAAATAGTGAATAGTCTTATTTGAAACGTAAAAAAATGTAAGACGAGACGTTTTGATCaaacgtaaaaaaaaaaaaatgttaaagaaaaagaaatattgtgGACTCCATAGAATAACCTTCCATATGTTAGTCCCATTTAATATTGTAATGAACTGGGGCTAGGGGGATTCCCCTTTgcgaaaaaaaggggaaaattaCGTCGTACAAAAGAGCTTTGCAACCATTTTCATGCTAGTTTAAAGACCGCTAGAAAAACGAATGGAAAGCTGAATGGGGCGGTCGGCGGAGGGAAGCCCCTCCCCCTATCTGCTCATCCCTTAATtcttgaaaaagaaacaaaggaGGGGTAGATTAAGGGAGGGGGCTCCTCTCTGTCGGCTGCCCCCCTCAAGGGAGATCCCCAGAGACCTCTCAGGCCTCCCGTAATCTCGATTGAGGTGGGGCGGTCGCCGGAGAAAAGCTCCCTCTCCCAATCTGCCCTGCTTCCCCTCGc
The sequence above is drawn from the Punica granatum isolate Tunisia-2019 chromosome 5, ASM765513v2, whole genome shotgun sequence genome and encodes:
- the LOC116209680 gene encoding cell number regulator 6; the protein is MAEGNAHSRYVRLTKEQAPVEDITPGELNQPIEVPQLIVHRCHECGQPLPESYQPPSDEDWTTGICGCADDPESCWTGLFCPCVLFGRNVETLREDIPWTNGCVCHALCVEGGMAIAAATALFHGIDPKTSFLICESLFFAWWMCGIYTGLFRQSLQKKYHLKNSPCDPCLVHCCMHWCALCQEHREMKNHLSDNVVMPSTAPPPVQQMSSTNEQKTDSPLAEPSKEGAGNNLELQPI